One Brienomyrus brachyistius isolate T26 chromosome 24, BBRACH_0.4, whole genome shotgun sequence DNA segment encodes these proteins:
- the arl3l1 gene encoding ADP ribosylation factor like GTPase 3, like 1, which translates to MVLQADAGLTLSFGRAQGLFSVVERLKGAREQDLRIVLLGLDNAGKTTLLRKLASEDVRTVTPTQGFNVKSVSANGMKLNVWDIGGQRKIRPFWKKYFENTDLLIYVIDSADKKRFEETGLELSELIAEEDLKGVPVLIFANKQDLATASPASEIAEGLNLHTYRDRQWQIQACSALSGEGVQDGMSWICHNIANKKK; encoded by the exons ATGGTGTTGCAAGCGGACGCCGGTCTAACTTTGTCTTTTGGCCGAGCTCAGGGTCTGTTTTCCGTCGTCGAGAGACTGAAAGGCGCCAGGGAGCAGGACCTGAGGATCGTCCTCCTAGGCCTGGACAACGCGGGGAAGACGACGCTCCTGAGGAAGTTAGCGTCTGAAGATGTCCGCACCGTAACCCCCACGCAG GGCTTCAACGTTAAAAGCGTGTCTGCCAATGGCATGAAACTCAATGTGTGGGACATTGGGGGCCAACGGAAGATTCGCCCTTTCTGGAAAAAATATTTCGAGAACACAGATTTGCTG ATCTATGTGATAGACAGCGCAGACAAGAAGCGTTTTGAGGAGACTGGTCTG GAACTCTCGGAGCTCATTGCCGAGGAGGACCTGAAGGGCGTGCCTGTGCTCATCTTCGCCAACAAGCAGGACCTCGCCACTGCCTCGCCGGCCAGCGAGATCGCGGAGGGACTTAACCTGCACACCTACCGGGACCGGCAGTGGCAGATCCAAGCCTGCTCTGCACTGTCTGGGGAGGGCGTTCAG GATGGCATGAGCTGGATCTGCCATAACATCGCAAATAAGAAGAAATGA